One region of Flavobacterium sp. KACC 22763 genomic DNA includes:
- the nirK gene encoding copper-containing nitrite reductase produces the protein MKNKSKILSKLYALAGLFCLLLILGSCKKNEEKAYADIMTEGEMDAELTAPPHVPKPVGDRTAMKLKLNMEIKEQEGTMTDGVKYTYWTFGGSVPGSFIRTRVGDEVEFHLKNHPDNKLPHNIDLHAVTGPGGGATSSLVAPGHEKVFSFKVINPGLYVYHCATAPVGMHIANGMYGLILVEPEGGLPPVDKEYYVMQGDFYTQGEYGAKGLQPFDMNKAVKETPDYVVFNGKVGALTNGGELTAKVGETVRLFVGNGGPNLVSSFHVIGEIFDSVHIEGGSTINKNVQTTLIPAGGAAIVDFKVETPGTFILVDHSIFRAFNKGALGMLKVEGKENKNIYSGTIQEGIYLPEGGTIQKMPGGSAAKTAIPKRTVAEKINIGKEIFGTTCFACHQSEGQGIPSTFPPLAKSDYLNADSKRAIKTILHGLTGEVTVNGKKYNNVMPAQNLSDDEIANVLTYIYNSWGNNKTEVTPEMVKALR, from the coding sequence ATGAAAAACAAAAGCAAAATTCTAAGTAAACTGTATGCTCTTGCAGGTTTATTTTGCTTGCTTCTAATCTTAGGAAGCTGCAAGAAAAACGAAGAAAAAGCCTATGCAGACATTATGACTGAAGGCGAAATGGATGCCGAACTTACCGCACCTCCTCATGTGCCCAAACCTGTAGGAGACAGAACCGCGATGAAGCTAAAACTAAACATGGAAATTAAGGAACAAGAAGGCACAATGACTGATGGCGTAAAATATACCTATTGGACATTTGGCGGTTCTGTTCCTGGAAGCTTCATTAGAACACGCGTTGGCGATGAAGTAGAATTTCACTTAAAAAACCATCCCGATAATAAATTACCTCATAATATAGATTTACATGCCGTAACTGGCCCAGGTGGTGGAGCAACCTCATCTCTCGTAGCGCCGGGACACGAAAAAGTATTTAGTTTTAAAGTTATAAATCCTGGATTGTACGTTTACCACTGTGCTACTGCTCCTGTTGGAATGCATATTGCAAATGGTATGTACGGACTGATTTTGGTTGAACCAGAAGGTGGACTTCCTCCTGTTGATAAAGAGTACTACGTAATGCAGGGTGATTTTTATACGCAAGGCGAATATGGAGCAAAAGGTCTTCAGCCGTTTGACATGAATAAAGCGGTAAAAGAAACACCTGATTATGTTGTATTTAATGGAAAAGTAGGTGCTTTGACAAATGGCGGTGAATTAACAGCAAAAGTGGGCGAAACTGTTCGTCTTTTTGTTGGAAACGGTGGACCAAATTTGGTTTCTTCTTTCCACGTTATTGGAGAAATTTTCGATAGTGTACATATTGAAGGCGGAAGTACAATCAATAAAAATGTTCAGACAACCTTGATTCCTGCTGGTGGTGCGGCAATTGTAGATTTTAAAGTTGAAACTCCAGGAACTTTCATTTTGGTTGACCACTCTATTTTTAGAGCATTTAATAAAGGGGCGCTAGGAATGCTAAAAGTGGAAGGAAAAGAGAATAAGAACATTTATTCTGGAACCATTCAAGAAGGTATTTATCTGCCTGAAGGTGGAACAATCCAAAAAATGCCAGGCGGATCGGCTGCAAAAACTGCAATTCCGAAACGAACAGTTGCTGAGAAAATTAATATTGGTAAAGAAATTTTCGGAACAACTTGTTTCGCTTGCCATCAATCTGAAGGACAAGGAATTCCGAGTACTTTCCCTCCTTTAGCGAAATCAGATTATTTAAATGCCGATTCTAAACGCGCGATTAAAACCATTCTGCATGGTTTAACTGGAGAAGTAACCGTTAACGGTAAAAAATACAACAACGTAATGCCGGCTCAGAATTTATCTGACGATGAAATTGCAAATGTACTGACCTACATTTATAACAGCTGGGGCAACAATAAAACTGAAGTTACGCCAGAAATGGTAAAAGCATTAAGATAA
- a CDS encoding aminotransferase class I/II-fold pyridoxal phosphate-dependent enzyme: MVKDLFERIQDNKGPLGKWASQAEGYYVFPKLEGELGPRMQFHGKNILNWSLNDYLGLANHPEVRQADTDAAIQFGAAYPMGARMMSGHTTYHEQLENELAEFVMKESAYLLNFGYQGMVSIIDALVTKNDIIVYDVDSHACIIDGVRLHMGKRFTYKHNDLESMEKNLQRATKMAEETGGGILFITEGVFGMRGQQGKLKEIAELKKKYNFRLLVDDAHGFGTLGKTGAGAGEEQGVQDQIDVYFSTFAKSMANIGAFVAADKTVIDYLKYNLRSQMFAKALPMIQTIGSLKRLELLRQSSAIKDKLWENVNALQNGLKEKGFNIGDTNTCITPVYLEGSIPEAMVMVNDLRENYGIFLSIVVYPVIPKGIILLRMIPTASHTLEDINETLTAFEAIREKLTNGTYKEIAERTTVDVS, encoded by the coding sequence ATGGTAAAAGATTTATTCGAAAGAATTCAGGACAATAAAGGACCTTTAGGAAAATGGGCTTCTCAAGCAGAAGGTTATTATGTTTTCCCAAAGTTAGAAGGAGAGTTGGGTCCTAGAATGCAATTTCACGGAAAAAATATTTTAAACTGGAGTTTAAATGATTATTTAGGTTTAGCAAATCATCCAGAAGTTCGTCAGGCAGATACAGATGCAGCAATTCAGTTTGGTGCAGCATATCCAATGGGAGCTCGTATGATGTCTGGACACACTACGTACCACGAACAATTAGAAAATGAATTGGCTGAGTTCGTAATGAAAGAATCTGCTTATTTGTTAAATTTTGGTTACCAAGGAATGGTTTCTATCATTGATGCTTTGGTTACAAAAAATGACATTATCGTTTATGACGTAGATTCACATGCTTGTATCATTGATGGTGTTCGTTTGCACATGGGTAAACGTTTCACATACAAACACAATGATTTGGAAAGTATGGAGAAAAACCTGCAGCGTGCTACAAAAATGGCCGAAGAAACTGGTGGAGGTATTTTATTTATTACTGAAGGAGTTTTTGGAATGCGCGGACAGCAAGGAAAATTAAAAGAGATTGCTGAACTAAAGAAAAAATACAATTTCAGATTATTAGTAGATGATGCTCACGGTTTTGGTACTTTAGGTAAAACGGGTGCTGGAGCAGGTGAGGAGCAAGGAGTTCAAGATCAGATTGATGTTTACTTCTCTACTTTTGCAAAATCTATGGCTAATATTGGGGCTTTCGTAGCTGCTGATAAAACGGTTATCGATTATTTGAAATACAACTTACGTTCTCAAATGTTTGCTAAAGCATTACCAATGATTCAAACAATTGGTTCTTTGAAACGTTTAGAGTTATTACGTCAATCTTCTGCAATTAAAGACAAGCTTTGGGAAAACGTAAATGCATTGCAAAACGGTCTTAAAGAGAAAGGATTTAATATTGGAGATACAAATACTTGTATTACACCAGTTTACTTAGAAGGAAGTATTCCTGAGGCAATGGTAATGGTAAACGATTTAAGAGAAAATTATGGTATTTTCCTTTCTATCGTGGTTTATCCAGTTATTCCAAAAGGAATTATCTTGTTGAGAATGATTCCTACGGCTTCTCATACATTAGAAGATATCAATGAAACGTTAACAGCTTTCGAAGCAATCCGCGAGAAACTGACTAACGGAACTTATAAAGAAATTGCAGAGCGTACAACTGTTGACGTTTCGTAA
- a CDS encoding GTP cyclohydrolase, which produces MITIKEAKSKKELTEYIKFPFSLYKDNPYWVPPIISDELASFDKTKNPAFDNAEAYFYLAYRDNKIVGRITAIINWSEVNNQHKRKVRFGWFDVIDDIEVTKALLEKVYDLGRKHNLEHAEGPMGFSNLDKVGVLTEGFDQVGTMITWYNHEYYVRHFEELGFQVEKQYIESIFPFSNVKPEFFQKAQELIKKRYGLKALNFTKTKDIMPHVDKMFDLFNESYEKLASFVAISDVQKEYFKKKYISFINPEYIKFVVDKDDKLVAFSIVMPSFVEALQKIRGKLFPFGFLQLLKARKHSKDVVFYLIGVHPEYQNKGVTAIIFDEYYKTFSAKGIQTCIRTPELLENNAIHLLWKNFDPIIHCQRKTYLKNL; this is translated from the coding sequence ATGATTACAATTAAAGAAGCCAAAAGCAAGAAAGAATTAACCGAATACATCAAATTTCCTTTTTCATTATACAAGGACAATCCGTATTGGGTACCGCCTATTATTTCAGATGAATTGGCATCTTTTGATAAAACTAAAAATCCGGCTTTTGATAATGCCGAAGCTTATTTTTACTTAGCATACAGAGACAATAAAATTGTTGGCCGTATTACAGCTATTATCAATTGGTCTGAGGTAAACAATCAACATAAAAGAAAAGTTCGTTTTGGCTGGTTTGATGTAATTGATGATATTGAAGTCACTAAAGCACTTCTTGAAAAAGTGTATGACTTAGGAAGAAAACACAACTTAGAACACGCTGAAGGGCCAATGGGATTCTCAAACTTAGACAAAGTTGGAGTTCTTACCGAAGGATTTGATCAAGTTGGAACTATGATTACGTGGTACAATCATGAATATTATGTGAGACATTTTGAAGAATTAGGCTTTCAGGTTGAAAAACAATATATCGAAAGTATATTCCCTTTTTCTAATGTTAAACCAGAATTCTTCCAAAAAGCGCAGGAGTTAATCAAGAAACGCTACGGACTTAAAGCGCTTAATTTTACAAAAACAAAAGACATTATGCCTCACGTAGACAAAATGTTTGATTTGTTTAACGAATCTTATGAGAAATTAGCTTCGTTTGTAGCCATTTCTGATGTACAGAAAGAATACTTTAAAAAGAAATACATCAGCTTTATCAATCCTGAATACATCAAATTTGTAGTTGATAAAGATGATAAATTGGTTGCTTTTAGTATTGTAATGCCAAGTTTTGTGGAAGCGCTACAAAAAATAAGAGGTAAATTATTTCCGTTTGGTTTTCTGCAATTATTAAAGGCTAGAAAACACAGTAAAGATGTTGTTTTTTACCTCATCGGAGTTCATCCAGAATACCAGAATAAAGGTGTAACCGCTATTATTTTTGATGAATATTACAAGACTTTTTCTGCCAAAGGAATTCAGACTTGCATTAGAACTCCAGAGTTATTAGAAAATAATGCTATTCATTTACTTTGGAAAAACTTTGATCCAATTATTCACTGTCAGAGAAAGACTTATTTGAAGAACCTTTAA
- a CDS encoding transporter — translation MSKIKNLLAPVLFFIPQLFFAQYTDVINSNRPGETMSAYAVGKSVIQAELGVYGIKEKHDLLDYDASGFGTDLTIRFGAFLEQLEFIADLQYQAANYDTPYTSYKKNNFRQTVLGAKYLIYDPYKNYKREVNIYSYKANRNFQWRELIPAVSVFAGANFVGADNPYYFSPDGAISPKVSIITQNLLGGGSWVFVTNIIADYIGTDYPSYGYVLTLTHGFNDHWSGFLENQGYKSDFYSDSILRTGAAYLLSSNLQVDASISTNFKNTPSILYGGVGVSWRYDGWYKEKQIENKAAAKAKKNPDNEKPIDYQERERKRKAKYE, via the coding sequence ATGTCCAAAATTAAAAACTTACTTGCCCCGGTACTTTTTTTTATTCCACAACTATTTTTTGCACAATACACCGACGTTATTAATTCCAACCGTCCTGGCGAAACCATGTCTGCTTACGCTGTTGGGAAATCTGTAATTCAAGCCGAACTTGGTGTTTATGGCATTAAAGAAAAACACGATTTATTAGACTACGATGCCAGCGGATTTGGCACTGATTTAACCATAAGATTTGGTGCTTTTCTAGAGCAATTAGAATTTATTGCAGATTTACAATACCAAGCAGCTAACTACGATACACCGTATACAAGCTACAAAAAGAACAATTTTAGACAGACTGTTTTAGGAGCTAAATACCTTATTTACGATCCGTATAAAAATTACAAAAGAGAAGTGAATATTTACAGCTATAAAGCCAATCGTAATTTTCAATGGAGAGAGCTGATTCCTGCGGTTTCGGTATTTGCAGGAGCAAATTTTGTTGGCGCCGACAATCCTTATTATTTTTCTCCTGATGGAGCCATTTCTCCTAAGGTTTCGATTATTACCCAAAACCTTCTTGGAGGTGGATCTTGGGTTTTTGTTACCAATATTATTGCAGATTATATCGGTACAGACTATCCAAGTTACGGATATGTATTAACTTTGACGCACGGATTTAATGACCATTGGTCAGGTTTTCTAGAAAATCAAGGATATAAAAGCGACTTTTACAGCGATTCAATTCTGCGTACAGGTGCTGCTTATTTGCTTTCTTCAAACTTACAGGTTGATGCTTCTATAAGCACTAACTTTAAGAATACGCCTTCTATTTTATATGGCGGAGTTGGAGTATCATGGCGTTATGATGGATGGTACAAAGAAAAACAGATAGAAAACAAAGCAGCCGCAAAAGCAAAAAAGAATCCTGACAATGAGAAACCAATAGATTATCAAGAAAGAGAAAGAAAACGTAAAGCGAAATACGAATAA
- a CDS encoding DUF4834 family protein: MQEASFSGLFKTIMWVIAFYYIFKFLARIFLPVLVKKAVENASENFQRQQQQYNQGNTYQNNHNTNNNDEIIINTANAKNPRETKKVGEYVDYEEID; this comes from the coding sequence ATGCAAGAAGCATCATTTTCAGGGTTGTTTAAAACCATCATGTGGGTTATAGCTTTTTATTACATTTTTAAATTTTTAGCTAGAATCTTTTTGCCAGTATTGGTTAAAAAGGCGGTAGAGAATGCTAGTGAAAATTTTCAAAGACAACAGCAGCAGTATAATCAAGGCAATACATATCAGAACAATCACAATACAAATAATAATGATGAAATAATCATTAATACTGCTAATGCTAAAAATCCGCGCGAAACCAAAAAAGTGGGAGAGTATGTCGATTACGAAGAAATAGATTAG
- a CDS encoding YfhO family protein, translating to MKIVNKFYPHALVILGFIFVSLIYFYPVLQGKQIFQSDIAQYTGMAKEQNDFRAVENAEPYWTNSAFGGMPTYQLGANYPNDFIGKVDDVLRFLPRPADYLFLYFLGFYGLLLVLKTDPLKAFIGSIAFGFSTYMIIILGVGHNAKAHAIAYMPLVIAGFILVFQKKYIKGGLLTMFAVALEISANHFQMTYYLLIFLLMLSGYFAFNYIKEKDFKGLLISCGVLLVAGIFALGANAGNLMATNEYAKYSIRDKSELTFNPDGSKNETTASMTTDYITEYSYGIAESLNLIAPRIFGGSSHENVGTDSRMYAFMLEQGVPASQAQDFVSGMPTYWGDQPIVSAPAYIGAVVFFLAVLALFIDERKIKYVFLTGALFTLVLSWGKNFSLLTDFFIEYVPLYDKFRAVSSIQVILELCFPVLAVMGLQSFFKAKDEPKLQQKALVQTGVFGLGVLVILLIAKSFFHFTGMNDNVYLESYGPGFVDALREDRMTMYYADLLRSGFLIIVTFVVLWMFVKNKFSQTTTLIVVGIVMIFDLFFVDKKYVSAKDFVSPVQIAAPFQETQADAQILKDTSVYRVFDLQGQLQGRSSYFHKTIGGYSAVRPRRMQQLYDYQIAKNNLEVLNMLNVKYVIQVDKDGNQIPAVNPDANGNAWFVESVKLVNKPDDVMKALNTLDTKKVAVFNVHEHESKFQNARLKKAFDTTGTIKVVAYKPNYIKYKSENKGDGLAVFSEMYYKNGWNAYIDGKLTDHFPVDYVLRAMEIPAGKHTIEFKFEPQIIKTGGTITLISSIGMLLLLVGGIYFEKFYRKDSQKSHRDTQNN from the coding sequence TTGAAAATAGTAAATAAGTTCTATCCGCATGCCCTTGTTATCTTGGGCTTTATTTTTGTTTCGTTAATTTATTTTTATCCAGTTCTACAAGGAAAACAAATCTTCCAGTCTGATATTGCTCAATACACCGGAATGGCAAAAGAGCAAAATGACTTTAGAGCAGTAGAAAATGCTGAGCCTTATTGGACCAACTCTGCTTTTGGAGGTATGCCAACGTATCAGCTTGGAGCAAATTATCCGAACGATTTTATCGGTAAAGTTGATGACGTTTTGCGTTTTCTTCCACGTCCTGCAGATTACTTGTTTTTATATTTCCTTGGTTTTTATGGCTTATTATTAGTTTTAAAAACAGATCCTTTGAAAGCCTTTATTGGTTCAATTGCATTTGGTTTTTCAACTTATATGATTATCATTTTAGGAGTTGGACATAATGCAAAAGCGCACGCAATAGCTTATATGCCTCTGGTAATTGCTGGTTTTATACTCGTCTTTCAGAAGAAGTATATTAAGGGCGGTCTGCTCACCATGTTTGCGGTGGCATTAGAAATTAGCGCCAATCACTTCCAGATGACCTATTATTTATTGATTTTCTTATTGATGCTTTCAGGTTATTTTGCTTTTAATTATATCAAAGAGAAAGATTTTAAAGGACTTCTAATTTCTTGTGGCGTTTTATTAGTTGCTGGAATTTTTGCATTGGGTGCCAACGCAGGTAATTTAATGGCAACAAACGAATATGCTAAATACAGTATCAGAGATAAAAGCGAGTTGACTTTTAATCCAGATGGATCTAAAAATGAAACCACTGCTTCTATGACTACAGATTATATCACTGAATATAGTTATGGTATTGCAGAGAGTTTAAATTTAATTGCTCCAAGAATTTTTGGAGGTTCAAGTCACGAAAATGTAGGTACAGACAGCCGTATGTACGCATTTATGCTTGAACAGGGAGTTCCTGCTTCTCAAGCTCAGGATTTTGTTTCAGGAATGCCTACTTATTGGGGAGATCAGCCAATTGTTTCAGCACCGGCTTATATTGGAGCAGTAGTTTTCTTTTTGGCAGTTTTAGCTTTATTTATTGACGAAAGAAAAATCAAATATGTTTTCCTTACTGGAGCACTTTTCACTTTAGTGCTTTCTTGGGGTAAAAACTTCTCTTTATTGACAGACTTTTTTATTGAATATGTTCCGCTTTACGATAAATTTAGAGCAGTATCTTCAATTCAGGTTATATTAGAATTATGTTTCCCTGTTTTAGCTGTTATGGGATTACAATCATTTTTTAAAGCTAAGGACGAGCCAAAATTACAGCAGAAAGCATTAGTGCAGACAGGAGTTTTTGGTTTGGGGGTTCTCGTTATTCTTCTAATAGCAAAAAGCTTCTTCCATTTTACAGGAATGAACGATAATGTTTATTTGGAAAGCTACGGGCCAGGATTTGTTGATGCTTTAAGAGAAGACAGAATGACCATGTACTATGCAGATTTGTTAAGATCTGGATTCTTAATTATAGTGACATTTGTGGTTCTTTGGATGTTTGTAAAGAACAAATTCTCTCAAACTACAACCTTAATTGTGGTTGGAATAGTAATGATTTTTGATTTGTTCTTTGTCGATAAAAAATATGTTTCTGCTAAAGATTTTGTGAGCCCAGTTCAAATTGCTGCTCCTTTTCAAGAAACGCAGGCAGATGCTCAGATTTTAAAAGATACTTCAGTTTACCGTGTATTTGATCTTCAAGGACAATTGCAAGGAAGATCATCTTATTTCCATAAAACAATTGGAGGTTATAGTGCTGTAAGACCAAGAAGAATGCAGCAATTATATGATTACCAAATTGCTAAAAATAATTTAGAAGTGCTTAATATGTTGAATGTTAAGTATGTTATTCAAGTTGATAAAGACGGAAACCAAATTCCTGCGGTTAATCCAGATGCTAACGGAAATGCTTGGTTTGTGGAGTCGGTAAAACTGGTAAACAAACCAGATGACGTAATGAAAGCGCTGAATACTTTAGATACTAAAAAAGTTGCAGTTTTCAATGTTCACGAACATGAAAGCAAATTCCAAAATGCAAGATTGAAGAAAGCTTTTGATACAACAGGAACTATTAAAGTTGTTGCTTACAAGCCAAATTATATCAAATACAAATCAGAAAATAAAGGAGATGGTTTAGCTGTTTTTTCTGAAATGTATTATAAAAATGGTTGGAACGCTTATATTGACGGAAAATTGACAGATCATTTCCCAGTTGATTATGTTTTAAGAGCAATGGAAATTCCTGCCGGAAAACATACTATTGAATTTAAATTTGAGCCTCAGATTATTAAAACTGGAGGAACAATTACTTTAATAAGTTCAATTGGAATGCTGTTGCTTTTAGTTGGAGGGATTTATTTTGAGAAATTCTACCGCAAAGATTCGCAAAAAAGTCACAGAGATACTCAAAATAATTAA
- a CDS encoding glycosyltransferase family 4 protein, with product MEQKKLLIITYYFPPAGGPGVQRWLKFVKYLPEFDVQPIVYVPENPTYPIVDEGLVSEISDKVIVLKNKIWEPYQLASIFSKNKTKKISSGIFPQKKKQTFLDKTFLWVRGNLFIPDARVFWVKPSVSYLEKYIQENNIDTIVTSGPPHSLHLIGLELQQKLKVKWFADFRDPWTTIGYHKALRLSSYAEKKHKSLEHKVLNSADEIIVTSKTTKAEFEAITNKPITVITNGYDVETVEKQTLDTKFTLAHIGSFLSDRNPPFLWEVLVELLKEVPEFKSHLEIKLIGAVSQEVLDAIQEHQLKDYLNLVGYVSHKEAVAHQRKSQVLLLIEINSEDTKSIIPGKLFEYMVSNRPIIAIGPQGSDFADIVTQTNTGVFFDYSEKAKLKSVILDFFNQFLEGKLQSHGIGLQQYSRKNLTKQLAQLIKG from the coding sequence ATGGAACAAAAAAAACTTTTAATAATTACCTATTACTTTCCGCCTGCGGGTGGGCCAGGTGTACAGCGCTGGCTAAAATTTGTAAAATATCTTCCTGAATTTGACGTTCAGCCAATAGTTTATGTTCCAGAAAACCCGACTTATCCAATTGTTGACGAAGGATTGGTGAGCGAAATATCAGATAAAGTAATTGTTTTAAAAAATAAAATTTGGGAGCCTTACCAATTGGCTTCCATTTTTTCGAAGAATAAAACCAAGAAAATCAGTTCTGGAATTTTTCCGCAAAAGAAAAAACAAACTTTTCTGGACAAAACGTTTCTTTGGGTTCGAGGAAATCTTTTTATTCCAGATGCCCGCGTTTTTTGGGTAAAACCATCAGTTTCTTATTTAGAAAAATACATTCAAGAAAATAATATCGATACAATTGTAACTTCTGGACCACCGCACAGTTTGCATTTAATTGGTTTAGAATTGCAGCAGAAATTAAAAGTAAAATGGTTTGCCGATTTCCGTGATCCTTGGACAACAATCGGATATCATAAAGCACTTCGTCTATCTTCTTATGCAGAAAAAAAGCATAAGAGCTTAGAGCACAAAGTACTTAATTCTGCAGACGAAATCATTGTAACTAGTAAAACAACAAAAGCCGAATTTGAAGCGATTACCAATAAACCAATTACGGTAATTACGAACGGTTACGATGTTGAAACTGTAGAGAAACAAACTTTAGATACAAAATTCACTTTAGCTCATATTGGTTCTTTCTTGTCTGATAGAAACCCGCCATTTTTATGGGAAGTTTTGGTTGAATTACTTAAAGAAGTACCAGAATTTAAATCTCATTTAGAAATTAAATTAATTGGCGCTGTAAGTCAGGAAGTTTTAGATGCTATTCAAGAACATCAATTAAAGGATTATTTAAATTTGGTTGGTTACGTTTCTCATAAAGAAGCTGTTGCACACCAAAGAAAATCTCAAGTATTGCTTTTAATAGAAATTAATTCTGAGGATACTAAAAGCATTATTCCAGGAAAGTTATTCGAATATATGGTGTCAAACCGTCCAATAATTGCTATTGGGCCTCAAGGTTCTGACTTTGCCGATATCGTTACACAGACCAATACTGGAGTATTTTTTGATTATTCTGAAAAAGCGAAATTAAAAAGTGTAATTTTGGACTTTTTTAATCAGTTTTTGGAAGGGAAATTACAATCGCATGGGATTGGTTTACAGCAATATTCGAGAAAAAACCTAACCAAACAATTAGCCCAGCTGATTAAAGGATAA
- a CDS encoding oligosaccharide flippase family protein → MGIVLNQSFKNTIITYIGFGIGAINTLYLYPVFLGATYYALTNYITSAANVIMPLFAIGMQNTLVKFYSQYKTEEEREQFLSFTALFPILMCIPLGLIGIFFYDDITDFVSKENPVVREFMLLIPFIGICMAYFEIFYAWARVHMHSVFGNFIKEVGLRLLSTFALIGLYFNWISLVGFVYITAGIYFFAFLITMFYAFYIKKPNFQITIPENVKAVMEYTFYIILSGSVANLLLDGDKLMLNQYMKIENIAYYSVATYIALVISVPSRAMHQIVYPITAKLMHENKHDELNQLYKKTSINLQIVGGFVMLCIFVNIRQLYELVPKEYSGGISVVFMIGLSKYFDLILGNNNAIIFNTKYYRMVLYLGLMLVVLTVILNMLFIPDFGIMGSAFATLLSITLYSLAKLLFVVKKLDLYPFTKQTIHSILLTFALFLLFYFWEFPFFQLISIALKSILVTILYLYLNYKFKISSDINNVIDSIFKKLGFKI, encoded by the coding sequence ATGGGTATTGTCTTAAATCAGTCTTTTAAAAATACTATAATTACATACATTGGTTTTGGTATCGGAGCCATTAATACATTATATCTTTATCCCGTTTTTCTTGGGGCAACTTATTACGCATTAACAAATTACATTACTTCTGCGGCAAACGTAATCATGCCTTTGTTTGCTATCGGAATGCAAAATACGCTTGTAAAATTTTATTCGCAATATAAAACAGAAGAAGAAAGAGAGCAGTTTTTGTCCTTTACGGCGCTGTTTCCTATTTTAATGTGTATTCCGTTAGGACTTATCGGAATCTTTTTCTACGACGACATAACCGATTTTGTTTCAAAAGAAAACCCAGTTGTTCGTGAGTTCATGCTTCTTATTCCGTTTATCGGAATCTGTATGGCTTATTTTGAAATTTTTTATGCCTGGGCGAGAGTGCATATGCATTCGGTCTTTGGGAACTTTATTAAAGAAGTCGGTTTAAGGCTACTTTCTACATTTGCTTTGATCGGATTGTATTTCAATTGGATTTCATTGGTAGGATTTGTGTACATAACAGCAGGAATCTATTTTTTTGCTTTTTTGATCACTATGTTTTATGCCTTTTATATCAAAAAGCCTAATTTCCAGATTACAATACCTGAAAATGTAAAGGCAGTAATGGAGTATACTTTTTATATTATCTTATCAGGAAGCGTAGCCAATTTGCTTCTAGATGGTGATAAGCTGATGCTAAATCAATATATGAAGATCGAGAATATTGCGTACTATTCTGTGGCAACTTATATCGCTTTGGTTATTTCGGTGCCGAGCCGCGCCATGCACCAAATCGTATATCCAATTACAGCTAAGTTAATGCATGAAAATAAACACGACGAATTGAATCAGCTGTATAAAAAAACGTCAATTAATTTACAGATTGTCGGCGGATTTGTAATGCTGTGCATTTTTGTGAATATTAGGCAATTATATGAATTGGTTCCAAAAGAATACAGCGGCGGTATCTCAGTTGTATTTATGATTGGTCTTTCTAAATATTTTGATCTGATTTTAGGAAATAATAACGCCATTATTTTCAATACCAAATATTACCGAATGGTATTGTATTTAGGATTAATGCTAGTTGTTTTAACCGTGATTTTAAACATGTTGTTCATTCCTGATTTTGGAATTATGGGTTCAGCATTTGCGACACTTTTGTCTATTACTTTGTATAGTTTGGCAAAATTACTTTTTGTAGTTAAGAAGCTTGATTTGTATCCTTTTACAAAGCAGACAATTCATTCAATACTGCTTACATTTGCGTTGTTTTTACTGTTTTATTTCTGGGAATTTCCATTTTTCCAATTAATCAGTATTGCTTTAAAATCGATATTGGTGACTATTTTATATCTGTATTTAAACTATAAGTTCAAGATTTCTTCAGATATCAATAATGTTATTGATTCTATTTTCAAAAAGTTAGGTTTTAAAATTTGA